GCCGCGGGTGACCATGGCGCGGATCTTGATCTTGGCGCCGTCCTCCGGCCCTTCCAGCCATACCGTCTGGCCGTGCCGCACCCCGGCGTTGTTGGCGTCGACCGGATTGATCTCCACGAACATCTCCTGCTGCAGCTCGGCCAGCCAGGCCTCGGAACGCGTTTCGTCGCCGCCGCCCTCGTATTCCACCAGGCGCCCGGAGATGTGGATCAGCGGATACTCCTTGCTGTAATCCCTGGCATCCTGGATCGATGCCCAGCGCGTCGGCAGGCGGTAGAACACCTTGCGATCCTGATAGGTCGGATACTTGGTGATCAGGTCGTGGCGCGAGGTGTACAACGGCTCGCGGTGAATCGGCACCGGGTCCGGGAACTGCCAGACCACGCTGCGCGCCTTGGCGTTGCCGAAGGGCGCGCAGCCGTGTTTGATGGCCACGCGCTGAATCCCGCCGGAGAGGTCGATCTTCCAGTTCACCTTATCCGGATTTGCGCCGCCGACCTTCTGAATGGCCGCCATCTCGTCAGGCGTCAGGTCGCCATCCCAGCCCAGCTTGCGCAGCATGCCGAAGGTGAATTCGGGATAGCCGTCCTTGATGTCGGAATCCACCGGATAGGAGCCGTCGGCCAGCAGGCTGACGCCGTCGTGCTCGACACCGAAACGGGCGCGGAAGCACAGGCCGCCCTCGGCGACCGGTTTGCTCGGATCGTAAAGCACCGGCGTGCCCGGATGTTTGATGTCGGCCGTCCCCCAGCAGGGCCACGGCAGGCCGAAGAACTCGCCGTCGCAGGGTCCGCCCTCCGCCTTGAGCGACGTGGTGTTGAAGGTGTGCCAGTTCTGCTGCTGGAGCTTCATGCGTTCCGGGCTCTGGCCGGTATAGCCGATCGTCCAGGTGCCGCGGTTGTATTCGCGGACGATGTCCTCTATCAGCGGCTCCTCGTCGCCCTGGCCGTTCTTGACGATCTTGATGTTCTTGAACATCTGATCGGCGAACCCGAACTTCTTGGCCAGCATGTACATGATGACGTGGTCGGGCTTGGACTCGAACATCGGTTCGATCACCTTGTCGCGCCACTGCAGGGAACGGTTGGATGCCGTTACCGAACCGTAGGTCTCGAACTGGGTCGAGGCCGGCAGCAGGTAGGTATTGTCCTTGCGGTTGCCGAGCACCGCGGAAACGGTGGGATGCGGATCGATAATCACCAGGGTGTCCATTTTCTCCATGGCCTTTTTCTGTTCCGGCACGCGCGTCTGACTGTTGCTCGCGTGCCCCCAGAACACCATGGCGTGGATGCTGTCCTTCTGGGTGATGTTGTTCCTGCTTTCCAGCACCCCGTCCATCCAGCGGGAGACCGGAATGCCGGACATGTTCATCGGGTGAATCTTGCCGCCCTTGCCGTCGTCGTACAGCCCTGGTTCGAATCGGCCTTTGACCCATTCGAAGTCGACGCCCCAGACGCGGGACCAGTGCTTCCAGGCGCCGTCCGACAGGCCGTAGTAGCCGGGCAGCGTGTGGCAGTTCGGGCCCAGGTCGGTCGCGCCCTGCACATTGTCATGACCGCGGAAGATGTTGGCGCCGCCGCCCG
The DNA window shown above is from Gammaproteobacteria bacterium and carries:
- a CDS encoding molybdopterin-dependent oxidoreductase, giving the protein WAKPDQVRKVAELMAKNHPGTIVWCMGGTQHTIGNNNTRAYCVLQLALGNIGVSGGGANIFRGHDNVQGATDLGPNCHTLPGYYGLSDGAWKHWSRVWGVDFEWVKGRFEPGLYDDGKGGKIHPMNMSGIPVSRWMDGVLESRNNITQKDSIHAMVFWGHASNSQTRVPEQKKAMEKMDTLVIIDPHPTVSAVLGNRKDNTYLLPASTQFETYGSVTASNRSLQWRDKVIEPMFESKPDHVIMYMLAKKFGFADQMFKNIKIVKNGQGDEEPLIEDIVREYNRGTWTIGYTGQSPERMKLQQQNWHTFNTTSLKAEGGPCDGEFFGLPWPCWGTADIKHPGTPVLYDPSKPVAEGGLCFRARFGVEHDGVSLLADGSYPVDSDIKDGYPEFTFGMLRKLGWDGDLTPDEMAAIQKVGGANPDKVNWKIDLSGGIQRVAIKHGCAPFGNAKARSVVWQFPDPVPIHREPLYTSRHDLITKYPTYQDRKVFYRLPTRWASIQDARDYSKEYPLIHISGRLVEYEGGGDETRSEAWLAELQQEMFVEINPVDANNAGVRHGQTVWLEGPEDGAKIKIRAMVTRGVPKGVVFTPFHFDGHFEGEDLRSRYPEDAAPYVLGESTNTATTYGYDSVTMMQETKATLCRVIPA